In Zea mays cultivar B73 chromosome 7, Zm-B73-REFERENCE-NAM-5.0, whole genome shotgun sequence, the following proteins share a genomic window:
- the LOC103632680 gene encoding protein ALP1-like, protein MSPSHTEDEFASSDSSDSEDETLLLVNLLTLNIAAQHLHRRRSGLPRRVIHRDHFAGENLIQHHYFAANPVYPPHVFRRRFRMSRPLFLRILHGLQQHDIYFTQRVDATGMPGLGPLQKVCAAMRILAYGLPSDAVDEYIQIGESTARECLHHFCRAIIDCFSAWYLRTPTQDDINRIMHNSESRGFPGMLGSIDCMHWEWRNCPTAWRGQFCGRNGRASMILEAVATYDLWIWHAFFGMPGTNNDVNVLHRSPVFDPITTGRMPPVNYTVNGNAYNFGYYLADGIYPNWPTFVKAIRHPYEEKKVYFTQMQESCRKDIERAFGVLQARWAVLRGPAYGWDRNRLTEIMTAWIIMHNMIVEDEGPFAANIDFGDNSSRIDSSQIIAEGRAEWVINHFDLRRQDRSCSLQNDLVEHLWSRRGSM, encoded by the exons ATGTCTCCGAGCCATACGGAAGATGAGTTTGCTTCGAGTGATTCGAGTGATAGTGAGGATGAAACTCTTTTGCTTGTCAACCTACTAACCCTAAACATTGCGGCTCAGCACCTTCACCGCCGACGGTCCGGTCTACCCCGCCGTGTCATTCACAGAGATCATTTCGCTGGAGAAAACCTCATCCAACATCACTACTTCGCCGCTAACCCAGTGTATCCACCGCATGTGTTTCGTAGAAG GTTCCGCATGAGTAGGCCTTTGTTTCTCCGCATTCTGCATGGTCTTCAACAACACGATATTTACTTTACACAAAGAGTTGACGCAACTGGTATGCCCGGACTAGGACCATTACAAAAAGTTTGTGCGGCCATGCGGATACTTGCTTATGGCTTACCTTCAGATGCGGTAGACGAGTATATTCAAATTGGGGAATCAACGGCTAGGGAATGCCTTCATCATTTTTGTCGCGCAATCATTGATTGTTTTAGTGCTTGGTATTTACGCACTCCAACTCAAGATGACATTAATCGCATCATGCATAATAGTGAGTCGCGGGGTTTTCCTGGCATGTTGGGATCCATCGATTGCATGCACTGGGAGTGGAGGAACTGTCCAACGGCATGGCGAGGTCAATTTTGTGGTCGAAATGGTAGGGCATCGATGATACTTGAAGCAGTTGCAACGTATGATCTATGGATTTGGCATGCATTTTTTGGCATGCCTGGGACAAACAATGACGTTAACGTGCTCCACCGATCCCCCGTATTTGACCCAATCACTACTGGTCGAATGCCACCTGTCAATTACACAGTTAATGGTAATGCGTACAACTTCGGTTATTACCTCGCTGATGGTATTTACCCCAACTGGCCTACTTTTGTGAAAGCAATCCGACACCCATACGAGGAAAAGAAAGTCTACTTCACTCAGATGCAGGAAAGTTGCCGAAAGGATATTGAGCGTGCATTTGGAGTACTTCAAGCCCGGTGGGCGGTGCTCCGTGGACCAGCTTATGGTTGGGATCGTAATCGTTTGACAGAGATAATGACGGCTTGGATCATCATGCATAACATGATCGTTGAAGACGAAGGGCCATTTGCTGCAAACATTGATTTCGGAGACAACTCTTCAAGGATTGATTCATCTCAAATAATAGCGGAAGGCCGTGCCGAATGGGTTATTAACCACTTCGATCTACGTCGCCAAGATAGATCGTGCTCCCTTCAAAATGATCTTGTCGAGCACTTATGGAGTCGCCGTGGAAGTATGTAA